A stretch of Portunus trituberculatus isolate SZX2019 chromosome 48, ASM1759143v1, whole genome shotgun sequence DNA encodes these proteins:
- the LOC123498994 gene encoding uncharacterized protein LOC123498994 — MCGCRSFRPTEGHERAEFVWLWASGMPVRDIAVRSGTSVTTVYRWIRRWQREGHVNTRPRSGRPPVSTTPTQNLSPLTNSSPGATTCVPVPVLFLTQDAALPGMQSLVYQTPAPLYAPPVSECSLW; from the coding sequence ATGTGTGGGTGCCGCTCGTTCAGGCCGACGGAAGGCCACGAGCGGGCGGAATTCGTGTGGCTGTGGGCCTCGGGGATGCCGGTGCGAGACATTGCCGTCCGCAGCGGCACCAGCGTCACTACTGTCTACAGATGGATCCGGCGCTGGCAGCGGGAGGGTCACGTAAACACTAGACCAAGGAGTGGCCGGCCGCCTGTCTCCACCACTCCAACCCAAAATTTATCGCCGCTCACCAATTCCTCCCCTGGTGCTACAACGTGCGTCCCGGTTCCCGTGCTGTTCTTAACTCAGGATGCCGCCCTGCCTGGGATGCAGAGCCTGGTGTATCAGACTCCTGCCCCGCTGTACGCTCCTCCCGTCTCTGAGtgttccttgtggtga